From Alienimonas californiensis, a single genomic window includes:
- a CDS encoding tetratricopeptide repeat protein produces MSVRPSSRPTDFARRASRVAVIAGACGAAGLAGCGAAGANLAENGGGTKSWWSPPALFAKAGSLTPPGLVADPVPATRNDLENPAALDLAYANLRSNSQVSPTGRDDAEEAYRRVLKDDPKNVEALIGLARLIETGAGDRPGELDEAEDAYRKAVDAAPADARPLLALGRFQADRGRWGESAATYGLAAKTADDTKQRRTARHGLAVATAMSGDIEGSREHFVASVGEASAHFNVAELYRRAGDRQAALREFRLAAALNTGDNPQLAQVDQMIAALEAVGPMPGPANALPATAPPVGAGRESQPTRLAATPTRPPVDPFAGDPSPYVDPPRAGRVLPASSLGGGATAPAVYSTPQTPPAFQPPPAGSGAYGRAAEPASDAAVPPPWPHAPNG; encoded by the coding sequence ATGTCCGTCCGACCGTCCTCCCGGCCGACTGACTTCGCCCGTCGGGCGTCGCGGGTTGCCGTCATCGCCGGCGCCTGCGGCGCCGCCGGGTTGGCCGGCTGCGGGGCCGCGGGGGCGAACCTCGCGGAGAACGGCGGCGGAACGAAGTCCTGGTGGTCCCCGCCGGCGCTGTTCGCCAAGGCGGGATCGCTGACGCCGCCGGGGTTGGTGGCCGATCCGGTCCCCGCGACCCGTAACGACCTCGAGAACCCCGCGGCGCTGGATCTGGCCTACGCCAACCTGCGTTCCAACAGTCAGGTCAGCCCCACCGGGCGGGACGACGCGGAAGAGGCGTACCGGCGGGTTCTGAAGGACGATCCGAAGAACGTGGAGGCGCTGATCGGCCTGGCCCGCCTCATCGAGACGGGCGCCGGCGATCGCCCCGGCGAACTGGACGAGGCCGAGGACGCCTACCGGAAAGCGGTCGACGCCGCCCCGGCGGACGCCCGCCCGCTGCTGGCCCTGGGCCGCTTCCAGGCGGACCGCGGGCGGTGGGGGGAGAGCGCCGCGACCTACGGGCTGGCGGCGAAGACGGCCGACGACACCAAGCAGCGTCGTACCGCCCGGCACGGTCTGGCCGTGGCGACCGCCATGAGCGGCGACATCGAAGGCAGCCGCGAGCACTTCGTCGCCTCCGTCGGCGAGGCGAGCGCCCACTTCAACGTGGCGGAGCTGTACCGCCGGGCCGGCGACCGCCAAGCGGCCCTGCGGGAGTTCCGTCTCGCCGCCGCCCTCAATACGGGCGACAACCCGCAGTTGGCCCAGGTCGATCAGATGATTGCCGCCCTGGAGGCCGTCGGGCCGATGCCGGGACCGGCGAACGCGCTGCCCGCAACCGCTCCGCCGGTCGGGGCCGGGCGGGAATCGCAGCCGACGCGGCTGGCGGCGACGCCGACGCGGCCGCCGGTCGATCCGTTCGCGGGCGATCCTTCGCCCTACGTCGACCCGCCTCGCGCCGGACGGGTGCTGCCGGCCTCTTCGCTGGGCGGCGGGGCGACCGCCCCGGCGGTTTACTCCACCCCGCAGACGCCGCCGGCGTTCCAGCCGCCGCCGGCGGGATCCGGCGCGTACGGCCGTGCGGCGGAGCCGGCGTCGGACGCGGCGGTCCCCCCGCCCTGGCCGCACGCGCCCAACGGCTGA
- a CDS encoding Rieske (2Fe-2S) protein, protein MPRARLCAVDDVRPGTAGEFPVGDRLVALFRLAEPWEGREWFALDGLCPHAGGPLGAGALTGCVVTCPWHGWQFDVTDGTHTLTPQIRHQSFSVWVEEGDVWADLPDPD, encoded by the coding sequence ATGCCCCGCGCCCGCCTCTGTGCCGTTGACGACGTTCGCCCCGGAACCGCGGGGGAGTTTCCCGTCGGCGATCGCCTCGTGGCGCTGTTCCGGCTGGCCGAGCCGTGGGAGGGGCGCGAGTGGTTCGCGCTCGACGGGCTCTGCCCCCACGCCGGGGGGCCGCTGGGGGCGGGGGCGCTGACGGGGTGCGTCGTCACCTGTCCGTGGCACGGGTGGCAGTTCGACGTGACGGACGGCACGCACACCCTGACGCCGCAGATTCGGCACCAGTCGTTTTCGGTCTGGGTCGAGGAGGGCGACGTCTGGGCGGACCTCCCCGATCCCGACTGA
- a CDS encoding lysophospholipid acyltransferase family protein — protein sequence MTPPATLRQKAEFFAFRCVAAALSALPAPTAAALCRGLAAAVCALPPKWTRRDVARKNLTIAFPDLSPAEIDDRVRAMWTHLFRLVTEMATFSRKFRRSNMPDVLAFRNRDETTRALNSGRPVIMLSGHFGNWEASAQAFEAFGIPLSVVARDLDNPLIHGWFAERRRAGGGRLISKKGGGGEVTEVLAARGIVGLLGDQDAGSRGLFVPFFGKDASTFKSIALLAIEYDALVLIGFARRLPDDFRRNRWVRFEIGTEAVFDPRDFTEGSAVKDLTAAYTAGIERLVRRSPEQYFWVHRRWKSKPRPRGRKARERAAALERERQAGDGADGASARRAVAA from the coding sequence ATGACGCCCCCCGCGACTCTTCGGCAGAAGGCGGAATTTTTCGCCTTTCGATGCGTCGCGGCGGCGCTCTCCGCCCTGCCCGCCCCCACCGCCGCGGCTCTGTGCCGCGGATTGGCGGCGGCGGTATGCGCGTTGCCCCCGAAATGGACCCGTCGCGACGTCGCCCGGAAGAATCTGACGATCGCCTTTCCGGACCTCAGCCCGGCGGAGATCGACGACCGGGTGCGGGCGATGTGGACGCACCTGTTCCGTCTGGTGACGGAGATGGCGACGTTCTCGCGCAAGTTCCGGCGCAGCAACATGCCTGACGTGCTGGCGTTCCGAAATCGGGACGAGACGACGCGCGCCCTCAACAGCGGTCGCCCGGTCATCATGCTCAGCGGGCACTTCGGCAACTGGGAGGCCTCCGCACAGGCGTTCGAGGCCTTCGGCATTCCGCTGTCCGTGGTCGCCCGGGACCTGGACAATCCCTTGATTCACGGCTGGTTCGCCGAACGCCGGCGAGCCGGCGGCGGACGGCTGATCTCGAAGAAGGGCGGCGGCGGCGAGGTGACGGAGGTGCTCGCCGCCCGCGGCATCGTCGGGCTCCTGGGCGATCAGGACGCCGGCTCCCGCGGCCTGTTCGTGCCGTTCTTCGGCAAGGACGCCAGCACGTTCAAATCGATCGCCCTGCTGGCCATTGAGTACGACGCCCTCGTGCTGATCGGGTTCGCCCGGCGCCTGCCGGACGACTTTCGTCGCAATCGCTGGGTCCGGTTCGAGATCGGCACCGAAGCCGTCTTCGATCCTCGCGACTTCACCGAAGGGTCGGCGGTGAAGGATCTGACCGCCGCCTACACCGCCGGGATCGAACGCCTCGTGCGGCGCAGCCCGGAGCAGTATTTCTGGGTGCATCGTCGCTGGAAGAGCAAGCCCAGACCCCGCGGTCGCAAGGCGCGCGAGCGGGCCGCGGCGCTGGAGCGGGAACGCCAGGCGGGGGACGGGGCGGACGGCGCCTCCGCCCGCCGGGCAGTCGCGGCCTGA
- a CDS encoding phosphoesterase, whose protein sequence is MSVEHVLCVPTARFRELGYFQGFQADTSALAGLLDPANTLYLPRPEAEQDPTHKQLIPYCVLIAQVAEPDGATAERVFAYRRGAGGGEARLAAKISCGVGGHVSTVDRDAVAGGPASADGHYREGMRRELEEEVAIPGGYSERLVGLINDDATEVGRVHLGVVHRLDLHQSGPADPRNRQSFPQVTPREESMNEMGFHDPAALLGEPAGLESWTRIALEALFPKSQRP, encoded by the coding sequence ATGTCCGTCGAACACGTCCTCTGCGTTCCCACCGCCCGTTTTCGGGAGCTGGGATATTTCCAAGGTTTCCAGGCCGACACGTCCGCCCTCGCCGGGCTGCTCGACCCGGCGAACACCCTGTACCTGCCGCGGCCCGAGGCGGAACAGGACCCGACCCACAAGCAGTTGATCCCCTACTGCGTGCTGATCGCACAGGTGGCGGAGCCGGACGGGGCGACGGCGGAGCGGGTGTTCGCCTACCGCCGCGGCGCCGGCGGCGGGGAGGCGCGGCTGGCGGCGAAGATCTCCTGCGGCGTCGGCGGGCACGTCAGCACCGTCGACCGCGACGCTGTCGCCGGCGGACCGGCCTCCGCGGACGGTCACTACCGCGAGGGTATGCGGCGCGAGCTGGAAGAAGAGGTGGCGATCCCCGGCGGGTACTCCGAGCGGCTGGTCGGATTGATCAACGACGACGCCACCGAGGTCGGCCGAGTGCACCTCGGCGTGGTGCACCGGCTTGACCTGCATCAGTCAGGCCCGGCCGATCCGCGTAACCGGCAAAGTTTTCCGCAAGTGACGCCTCGGGAGGAGTCGATGAACGAGATGGGGTTCCACGACCCCGCCGCTTTGCTGGGGGAACCCGCGGGGCTCGAATCGTGGACGCGTATCGCTCTGGAAGCACTGTTTCCGAAGTCGCAGCGCCCCTGA
- the trpC gene encoding indole-3-glycerol phosphate synthase TrpC, which produces MATILDDILTRTRADLKTREAAVPLADLEAAAADMPPARDFTNALRPGNRGDRTPLGLIAEVKRASPSAGAIAEGADPVGVARTYEAAGAHCVSVLTDGPFFGGSLDDLKAVRAAIGLPVLRKDFVVSRYQLAEARAAGADAVLLIAECLPGEELPALHAAAGEFGLHTLIELYDPEHMPHVAALAAAAPERTVIGVNNRDLRTFTVDLEHSLRLVADCPAGVTFVSESGIRTREEIDRLAAAGVGAVLIGETLMRAPDPAAKVRELIGG; this is translated from the coding sequence ATGGCGACGATCCTCGACGACATCCTCACCCGCACCCGGGCCGACCTGAAAACCCGCGAGGCGGCGGTCCCGCTGGCCGACCTCGAAGCTGCCGCGGCGGACATGCCGCCGGCCCGGGACTTCACGAACGCGTTGCGTCCCGGGAACAGGGGGGATCGCACGCCGCTGGGGCTCATCGCCGAGGTGAAGCGGGCCAGCCCCTCCGCCGGGGCGATCGCGGAGGGGGCGGACCCGGTCGGGGTAGCCCGAACCTACGAAGCGGCGGGGGCGCACTGCGTGAGCGTGTTGACGGACGGCCCGTTCTTTGGCGGTTCGCTCGACGATCTGAAGGCCGTGCGGGCGGCGATCGGCCTGCCCGTGCTGCGGAAAGACTTCGTCGTCTCCCGCTACCAGCTCGCCGAGGCCCGGGCCGCCGGGGCGGACGCCGTGCTGCTGATCGCCGAGTGCCTGCCGGGCGAGGAACTGCCCGCCCTGCACGCCGCCGCGGGCGAGTTCGGCCTGCACACGCTGATCGAGCTGTACGACCCGGAGCACATGCCCCACGTCGCGGCGCTCGCCGCGGCGGCGCCGGAGCGGACGGTGATCGGCGTGAACAACCGCGACCTGCGGACGTTCACGGTGGATCTGGAGCACTCGCTCCGCCTCGTCGCCGACTGCCCGGCGGGGGTGACGTTCGTTTCGGAGAGCGGCATCCGCACCCGCGAGGAGATCGACCGCCTCGCCGCGGCCGGCGTCGGCGCCGTGTTGATCGGCGAAACGCTGATGCGGGCACCCGACCCCGCCGCGAAGGTGCGGGAGTTGATCGGCGGGTGA
- a CDS encoding CPBP family intramembrane glutamic endopeptidase: MNLPPPGTLLVLLAVTCGLAAWVYAVFRGLRRERVLGPPARKSVAVWGAAAGVGVWVVATLVAGLLPEDGVSPLVRSLLRAGAIAAGAAGVWALAAPRIEPSPRSFVDDLRDGAMTFLLTLPPTAAAFLLTLPDRTVEGSNPLLLQLIDGSAGTWALVCLSAVAFAPVGEELLFRGLLLGSLRTAGLSAGPAIVGTAALFAFLHQPQDWAALFALACVLGWSRERTGSVRPAILAHAAFNALMLAWVLLDGSAGAA; the protein is encoded by the coding sequence GTGAATCTTCCCCCGCCCGGCACGCTGTTGGTTCTGCTCGCGGTGACCTGCGGGCTCGCGGCGTGGGTCTACGCGGTCTTCCGCGGGCTGCGGCGGGAGCGGGTCCTGGGACCGCCGGCGAGGAAATCGGTCGCCGTATGGGGGGCCGCCGCGGGCGTGGGGGTGTGGGTCGTCGCCACGCTGGTCGCGGGGCTGCTGCCGGAGGACGGCGTGTCGCCGCTGGTTCGCAGCCTGCTGCGGGCCGGGGCGATCGCCGCCGGCGCGGCCGGCGTCTGGGCCTTGGCCGCGCCGCGGATCGAGCCGTCCCCGCGGTCGTTCGTCGACGATCTCCGCGACGGGGCGATGACGTTCCTGCTGACCCTGCCGCCGACGGCCGCGGCGTTTCTGCTCACGCTGCCGGACCGCACGGTCGAGGGGTCGAACCCGCTGCTCCTGCAACTCATCGACGGCTCCGCCGGGACGTGGGCGCTGGTCTGCCTCAGCGCCGTCGCCTTTGCCCCAGTGGGGGAGGAACTGCTGTTTCGCGGGCTGCTCCTGGGGTCGCTGCGGACCGCGGGCCTGTCGGCGGGGCCGGCGATCGTGGGCACGGCGGCGCTGTTTGCGTTCCTTCATCAACCGCAGGACTGGGCGGCGCTGTTCGCATTGGCCTGCGTGCTGGGGTGGAGCCGGGAACGCACCGGCTCGGTTCGTCCGGCGATCCTCGCCCACGCGGCCTTCAACGCGTTGATGCTCGCCTGGGTGCTGCTGGACGGATCCGCCGGGGCCGCTTGA
- the tyrS gene encoding tyrosine--tRNA ligase: MSFAPVDEQLELLTRGVEKIVPEDELRAKLQQSRETNTPLRVKYGIDPTGIDMHLGHTVPLRKLRQFQELGHTAVVIIGDATARVGDPSGRDEARSKKLSKEEVDANAADYLNQCGKVIDLPKAEIHRNGDWFDPMGFGELLGLCGQVTVAQLLTREDFAKRYREEKPIFLHECLYPVMQAWDSVQIRADVELGGTEQLYTFMLARDYQANAGQPGQVGVMSPILVGTDGVKRMGKSLGNYIGIAEDAYEQMKKFMRVSDENLRDYLTLLTDLSTDEIETLLAGHPKEAKVTLAKSVIGGYHSAAEADEAADRWQGEIGGGGLPADIPQRPLPAPADGLLPAVDLLTALELVNSKSEGRRLIQQGGMKLGEDKSPVLTHDEQVAVSDGLLVWAGKKKFCRVALT, from the coding sequence GTGTCCTTCGCCCCCGTCGACGAGCAGCTCGAACTGCTCACCCGGGGCGTCGAGAAGATCGTCCCGGAGGACGAACTCCGGGCGAAGCTCCAGCAGAGCCGCGAGACGAACACCCCGCTGCGGGTGAAGTACGGCATCGACCCGACCGGGATCGACATGCACCTCGGCCACACCGTCCCGCTCCGAAAGCTCCGGCAGTTTCAGGAGTTGGGGCACACAGCGGTGGTGATCATCGGCGACGCGACCGCCCGCGTCGGCGATCCGTCCGGCCGGGACGAGGCCCGTTCCAAGAAGCTTTCCAAGGAAGAGGTCGACGCCAACGCCGCGGACTACCTGAACCAGTGCGGCAAGGTGATCGACCTGCCCAAAGCGGAGATCCACCGCAACGGCGACTGGTTCGATCCGATGGGCTTCGGCGAACTGCTTGGTCTGTGCGGTCAGGTGACCGTGGCGCAACTCCTGACGCGGGAGGACTTCGCCAAGCGGTACCGGGAGGAGAAGCCGATCTTCCTGCACGAGTGCCTGTACCCCGTGATGCAGGCGTGGGACAGCGTGCAGATCCGGGCCGACGTGGAACTCGGCGGGACGGAGCAGCTCTACACCTTCATGCTGGCCCGCGACTACCAGGCCAACGCCGGCCAGCCGGGGCAGGTGGGCGTGATGAGCCCGATCCTCGTCGGCACCGACGGGGTCAAGCGGATGGGCAAGTCGCTGGGCAACTACATCGGCATCGCCGAGGACGCCTACGAGCAGATGAAGAAGTTCATGCGGGTCTCCGACGAGAACCTGCGGGACTACCTCACCCTGCTGACCGATCTCTCGACCGACGAGATCGAAACGCTGCTCGCCGGGCACCCGAAGGAGGCGAAGGTGACGCTCGCCAAGAGCGTAATCGGCGGCTACCACAGCGCCGCCGAGGCGGACGAGGCCGCGGACCGCTGGCAGGGGGAGATCGGCGGCGGCGGCCTGCCCGCGGACATCCCGCAGCGCCCGCTGCCGGCCCCCGCCGACGGTCTGCTGCCGGCCGTCGATCTGCTGACCGCGCTGGAGCTGGTGAACAGCAAGAGCGAGGGCCGCCGGCTGATCCAGCAGGGCGGCATGAAGCTCGGCGAAGACAAATCGCCCGTGCTCACCCACGACGAACAGGTCGCCGTCAGCGACGGCCTGCTGGTCTGGGCCGGCAAGAAAAAGTTCTGCCGGGTCGCGCTCACCTAG
- a CDS encoding Gfo/Idh/MocA family protein: MHGFGIVGTGMISNFHANAIAEIDGAELIGCYNRTPEKAAKFVAEHGGEAFASLEALLADDRITAVCINTPSGARRDIAVAAAEAGKHVVVEKPLEVTLARCDAIIDACDKAGVKLCTIMQSRFSAANVALKKAVDDGRFGRLTLGDTYVKWWRSQEYYDSGGWRGTYELDGGGAFMNQAIHNVDLLLWFMGDVTEVSAVTGTLAHERIEVEDTAVAAVRFANGALGTLEASTAAWPGLLKKTELHGTTGSAIVEQDSLLLWKFAEETDADAAIRKQFAAPDTIGGGAADPKAISHAGHRDQLKDFLHAIDTGGEPLVDGREGRKSVELILAIYESQRTGKRVELPLQQDPPRPNA; this comes from the coding sequence ATGCACGGTTTCGGCATCGTCGGCACGGGGATGATCTCCAACTTTCACGCCAACGCGATCGCGGAGATCGACGGCGCGGAGCTCATCGGCTGCTACAACCGCACGCCGGAGAAGGCGGCGAAGTTCGTCGCGGAGCACGGCGGGGAGGCGTTCGCGTCGCTGGAGGCTCTGCTGGCCGACGACCGCATCACCGCCGTCTGCATCAACACCCCCAGCGGCGCCCGCCGGGACATCGCCGTCGCCGCCGCGGAGGCGGGCAAGCACGTCGTCGTCGAGAAACCGCTGGAGGTCACCCTCGCCCGCTGCGATGCGATCATCGACGCCTGCGACAAAGCCGGCGTGAAGCTCTGCACGATCATGCAGAGCCGGTTCAGCGCCGCGAACGTCGCATTGAAGAAGGCGGTGGACGACGGCCGGTTCGGCCGGCTGACCCTCGGCGACACCTATGTGAAGTGGTGGCGCTCGCAGGAGTACTACGACTCCGGCGGCTGGCGGGGCACCTACGAATTGGACGGCGGCGGCGCCTTCATGAACCAGGCGATCCACAACGTGGATCTGCTGCTGTGGTTTATGGGCGACGTGACGGAGGTCTCCGCCGTCACCGGTACGCTGGCTCACGAGCGGATCGAGGTGGAGGACACCGCCGTGGCCGCGGTGCGGTTCGCCAACGGAGCGCTCGGCACGCTGGAGGCGTCCACCGCCGCCTGGCCCGGGCTGCTCAAGAAGACCGAACTGCACGGCACGACCGGCTCCGCGATCGTGGAGCAGGACAGCCTGCTGCTGTGGAAGTTCGCCGAGGAGACCGACGCCGACGCGGCGATCCGCAAGCAATTCGCCGCCCCGGACACGATCGGCGGCGGGGCCGCCGATCCGAAGGCGATCTCCCACGCCGGCCACCGCGACCAATTGAAGGACTTCCTGCACGCGATCGACACCGGCGGCGAGCCGCTGGTGGACGGCCGGGAGGGCCGCAAAAGCGTCGAGCTGATCCTCGCGATCTACGAGAGCCAGCGGACCGGCAAGCGCGTCGAACTGCCGTTGCAGCAGGACCCGCCGCGCCCGAACGCTTAA
- a CDS encoding LamG-like jellyroll fold domain-containing protein translates to MHCLTLALLLAAAPLALAHPPGEDGPHAHEHDAPAAAPDTVFTTRPNHGQQVVPPKEEGMFQFVIFGDRTGGEPEGIEVLKQAVQETNLLDPDLVMTVGDLIQGYNQTPEWMIQMKEYRGVMSGLNMPWFPVAGNHDVYWRGPGDPPPGEHEPQYEKHFGPLWYSFEHKDCGFLVLYSDEGDPVTGEKTFSKGSAQTMSPEQLAFVRQSLEQLKHCKHVFAFLHHPRWIGAGYTDGNWDEVHETLVAVGNVRAVFAGHIHRVRYEGVKDGIAYHALATTGGHLSGDAPVLGYVHHMHVVTVRDPDVPATAENHAGMTVAMLPVGAVADPRQYTPERLALLDAVRRVQLKRKSAPLTFGEEAVSGEYVATFANPTDTPIDVEIAPRGVEAGWRFAPDHRHATVAPGETAEFAFSYALRDDRLPESVPELVLNADVIDGDARVSLPTRTLPMDVALGGLSETFFTDAPDRGVQLDGGSAVRVADDAFRLPADGPFTLEFAYTPDAASLKGGRGLIAKTQQSEYAFFLNDGVPQFDVHLTAPGAGAGRYVTAVSPLKLEAGKTYRLAGVYDGSEVRLYLDGMPVAAVPGEGKRTLNDLPLYLGGDPGRDGELTRPVAGVLNDVRLSKTARYSEQYDPSAAPLTTDADTVLLLPLDRRVGPFFPGQGTDGVVGRAVGDVRFAE, encoded by the coding sequence ATGCATTGCCTCACCCTCGCCCTGCTGCTCGCCGCCGCCCCCCTCGCCCTGGCGCACCCGCCCGGCGAGGACGGACCGCACGCTCACGAGCATGACGCCCCCGCCGCGGCGCCGGACACGGTCTTCACCACCCGGCCCAATCACGGGCAGCAGGTCGTGCCTCCCAAAGAGGAGGGGATGTTCCAGTTCGTCATCTTCGGCGACCGCACCGGCGGGGAGCCGGAGGGGATCGAGGTGCTCAAGCAGGCGGTGCAGGAGACGAACCTGCTCGACCCCGACTTGGTGATGACGGTCGGCGACCTAATTCAGGGCTACAACCAGACGCCGGAGTGGATGATCCAGATGAAGGAGTATCGGGGCGTGATGTCCGGGCTGAACATGCCCTGGTTCCCCGTCGCCGGAAACCACGACGTCTACTGGCGCGGCCCCGGCGACCCGCCGCCGGGCGAGCACGAACCGCAGTACGAGAAGCACTTCGGCCCGCTCTGGTACAGCTTCGAACACAAGGACTGCGGGTTCCTCGTGCTCTACTCCGACGAGGGCGACCCGGTCACCGGCGAGAAAACCTTTAGCAAAGGCTCCGCCCAGACGATGAGCCCGGAGCAACTCGCCTTCGTCCGGCAGTCGCTCGAACAGTTGAAGCACTGCAAACACGTGTTCGCCTTCCTGCACCACCCCCGCTGGATCGGGGCTGGGTACACGGACGGCAACTGGGACGAGGTGCACGAAACGTTGGTCGCCGTCGGCAACGTGCGGGCGGTGTTCGCCGGGCACATCCACCGGGTGCGCTATGAGGGGGTGAAGGACGGCATCGCCTACCACGCCCTCGCCACGACCGGCGGCCACCTCTCGGGCGACGCCCCCGTGTTGGGCTACGTCCACCACATGCACGTGGTGACCGTCCGCGACCCCGACGTGCCAGCCACCGCGGAGAACCACGCCGGCATGACCGTCGCGATGCTGCCGGTCGGCGCCGTCGCCGACCCGCGGCAGTACACCCCGGAGCGCCTGGCACTGCTGGACGCGGTGCGGCGGGTCCAACTGAAACGGAAGTCGGCCCCGCTGACGTTCGGGGAGGAGGCGGTCTCCGGAGAGTACGTCGCCACATTCGCCAACCCGACGGACACGCCGATCGACGTGGAAATCGCCCCGCGGGGCGTGGAGGCCGGCTGGCGGTTCGCCCCGGACCACCGGCACGCCACCGTCGCCCCGGGGGAAACGGCCGAGTTTGCCTTCTCCTACGCCCTGCGGGACGACCGCCTGCCGGAGAGCGTCCCGGAACTGGTCCTCAACGCTGACGTGATCGACGGAGACGCCCGCGTCTCCCTGCCGACCCGTACCCTGCCGATGGACGTGGCGTTGGGGGGGCTGTCCGAGACGTTCTTCACCGACGCTCCCGACCGCGGCGTGCAGTTGGACGGCGGCTCCGCGGTCCGCGTCGCGGACGACGCCTTCCGCCTGCCGGCGGACGGGCCGTTCACGCTGGAGTTTGCCTACACGCCGGACGCCGCCAGCCTGAAGGGCGGCCGCGGATTAATCGCCAAGACACAGCAGAGCGAATACGCCTTCTTCCTGAACGACGGCGTCCCCCAGTTCGACGTGCACCTGACCGCCCCCGGCGCCGGCGCCGGCCGCTACGTGACGGCGGTCAGCCCGCTGAAGCTCGAGGCCGGCAAGACGTACCGGCTCGCGGGCGTCTACGACGGCTCCGAGGTGCGGCTGTACCTGGACGGCATGCCCGTCGCCGCGGTGCCCGGCGAGGGGAAACGCACGCTCAACGACCTGCCGCTGTACCTCGGCGGCGACCCCGGCCGGGACGGCGAACTGACCCGGCCCGTCGCCGGCGTGCTGAACGATGTGCGGCTCTCGAAGACCGCCCGCTACTCTGAGCAGTACGACCCGTCGGCCGCCCCGCTCACGACAGACGCCGACACCGTGCTGCTGCTCCCCCTCGACCGCCGCGTCGGCCCCTTCTTCCCGGGGCAGGGAACCGACGGCGTCGTCGGCCGGGCCGTCGGCGACGTGCGGTTCGCGGAGTGA
- a CDS encoding HlyD family efflux transporter periplasmic adaptor subunit yields MERPPRPRPAVTLALCGAALLTGTAALALLVPGPPSPAFGTLHAAEDLVRAPRGGRVVRWLVEPGTSVRPETPLVELEDPGRIAELAAADAAVAAAEESLAATERAAKLDLAWRRAAVRRDLHTVRTEAADLLRDRFDAALQAAAEGDALPDGSPRGGVPARTVSLRTRTAAAAAAAANAAEVLEARLALCDLRERELLDLLEELPETVSAAAGVPAAAAALDAANAEREALAAAPATLTLHAPGHGRVGRFAAAPGALADAGEPLTAVRDDARPFVAAQVPTGRLSRFAAGADVTLAFGEGDRRDGYRGRVVSVGPEAGDGLATVRILPTGPLWPDLPEGAVCEVRPAE; encoded by the coding sequence ATGGAACGCCCGCCCCGCCCCCGCCCCGCAGTGACGCTCGCCCTCTGCGGCGCGGCGCTGCTGACGGGAACCGCCGCCCTCGCCCTGTTGGTCCCGGGTCCGCCGTCGCCGGCGTTCGGCACGCTGCACGCCGCGGAAGATCTGGTCCGGGCGCCGCGCGGCGGTCGCGTCGTCCGCTGGCTGGTCGAACCGGGGACGTCGGTGCGGCCGGAGACGCCGCTGGTCGAGCTGGAAGATCCCGGCCGGATCGCCGAACTGGCCGCCGCGGACGCCGCCGTTGCCGCCGCCGAGGAATCGCTCGCCGCCACAGAGCGGGCCGCCAAGTTGGACCTGGCCTGGCGCCGGGCCGCTGTGCGGCGGGATCTGCACACGGTGCGGACCGAGGCCGCCGACCTGCTCCGCGACCGCTTCGACGCCGCCCTGCAGGCGGCCGCCGAGGGCGACGCCCTGCCCGATGGCTCCCCCCGGGGCGGCGTGCCCGCCCGCACGGTGAGCCTGCGGACCCGCACCGCGGCCGCGGCCGCCGCGGCGGCGAACGCCGCGGAAGTGCTGGAAGCCCGCCTCGCCCTTTGTGACCTGCGGGAGCGGGAACTGCTCGATCTGCTGGAAGAACTGCCCGAGACCGTCTCCGCCGCCGCGGGCGTGCCGGCCGCCGCCGCGGCGCTGGACGCCGCGAATGCGGAGCGGGAAGCCCTTGCCGCCGCCCCGGCGACGCTCACTCTGCACGCCCCCGGCCACGGCCGCGTCGGCCGGTTTGCTGCGGCGCCGGGCGCCCTCGCCGACGCGGGTGAACCGTTGACTGCCGTGCGGGACGACGCCCGCCCGTTCGTCGCCGCCCAGGTGCCCACCGGCCGGCTCTCGCGGTTCGCCGCCGGGGCGGACGTCACCCTCGCCTTCGGCGAGGGCGACCGCCGCGACGGCTACCGCGGCCGGGTCGTCTCCGTCGGCCCGGAAGCCGGCGACGGACTGGCGACGGTCCGCATCCTGCCCACCGGCCCGCTCTGGCCGGACCTGCCCGAGGGCGCCGTCTGCGAGGTCCGGCCGGCGGAGTGA